The following are encoded together in the Gadus chalcogrammus isolate NIFS_2021 chromosome 2, NIFS_Gcha_1.0, whole genome shotgun sequence genome:
- the stk17al gene encoding serine/threonine kinase 17a like: MPDSPMMSKNGMVTKIHTRIRTDPFTANYDLVGKELGRGKFAVVKKCVEKATGKEHAAKFLRKRRKGQDCRADVLNEIAVLESARANPYVVALHEVYETPTEIILVLECAAGGEIFHQCVADNDEAFTEKDVVRLARQILTGVACLHRSNVVHLDLKPQNILLTSAQPLGDIRIVDFGLSRCVDNVSEIREILGTPEYVAPEILNYEPISTATDMWSIGVLTYVMLTGESPFVGDNKQETFLNISQVSVDYSQDVFDGVSAPAVDFIRSLLVKNPRKRATAEECLNHPWLLLLPSPHSPAPHSHVLHRHASTTTSTTTTTSGSTTTTSTNSGSRHDFLDEPETSQSESEPESPACPESPEGPGPFLPCCPGQGDLKAGRNAFPFPSCDTPFSTRPDLQHELIC; the protein is encoded by the exons ATGCCTGATTCACCGATGATGAGCAAGAACGGGATGGTGACCAAAATCCATACGAGAATAAGAACCGATCCCTTCACTGCAAATTATGATTTAGTTGGCAAAGAACTGGGCAG GGGAAAGTTTGCGGTGGTGAAGAAGTGCGTGGAGAAGGCGACGGGGAAGGAGCACGCGGCCAAGTTCCTGCGGAAGCGGCGCAAGGGTCAGGACTGCCGCGCCGACGTCCTGAACGAGATCGCCGTGCTGGAGTCGGCCCGGGCCAACCCCTACGTGGTGGCCCTGCACGAGGTCTACGAAACCCCCACGGAGATCATCCTGGTGCTAGAGTG tgCGGCCGGTGGGGAGATCTTCCACCAGTGTGTGGCCGACAACGACGAGGCCTTCACGGAGAAGGATGTGGTCCGACTCGCCAGGCAGATCCTGACGGGCGTGGCCTGTCTCCACCGGAGCAACGTGGTCCACCTGGATCTCAAA cctcaGAACATCCTGCTGACCAGCGCGCAGCCCCTGGGAGACATCCGCATCGTGGACTTCGGGTTGTCCCGGTGCGTGGACAACGTGTCAGAGATACGGGAGATTCTGGGAACCCCCGAATATGTCG CTCCCGAGATCCTCAACTATGAGCCAATCAGCACTGCGACAGACATGTG GAGCATCGGCGTCCTGACTTACGTCATGCTGACGGGCGAGTCCCCGTTCGTGGGAGACAACAAGCAGGAGACCTTCCTCAACATCTCCCAGGTCAGCGTGGACTACTCCCAGGACGTGTTCGACGGCGTCTCCGCGCCCGCCGTCGACTTCATCCGGTCCCTGCTGGTGAAGAACCCACG GAAGCGGGCCACCGCCGAGGAATGCCTCAACCACCCCTGGCTGCTGCTCCTGCCCTCGCCgcacagccccgccccccactcccacgtcctccaccgccatgccagcaccaccaccagcaccaccaccaccaccagcggcagcaccaccaccaccagcaccaacagcGGCAGCCGGCACGACTTCCTGGACGAGCCCGAGACCAGCCAGTCCGAGTCGGAACCCGAGAGCCCCGCTTGTCCCGAGTCGCCCGAGGGCCCCGgccccttcctcccctgctGCCCCGGCCAGGGCGACCTCAAGGCGGGGCGCAacgccttccccttcccctcctgcGACACGCCCTTCTCCACGCGGCCGGACCTCCAGCACGAGCTCATCtgctga